The Thermosynechococcus sp. CL-1 genomic interval CAACGTGCTAGGGCGCAAACTAATGGTGCCGGGGAAAGCCGTATGGTGTAAGGCCATGCCCACGGAAACTGTCGGGGCAACAAGGGCATGAGTTGCTTCCCCTACCCCTTTGGCGATCGCCTCGGCACAGAGGGCATCGGTGCCAATGAGACCCATAGGGCCATGCTGCTCCGTGGAGCCAATGGGAATAATCATCCCCTTGGAAGTGTTGAGATAGGCTTCGACCTCTGGCCAAGTACTCAAGTGTAGTAGGGGCATTCCTGTCTCCTAAATCGCATCCTCAAGAACGGCTCGTGTATTCCGCCATGCCCAAATGCCCGCGATCGCCACCACGCCCCCCATCCCCACCATGACCACTGTGAGGCCAAGGAAGTCCGAAAGAATCCCGGCGATCGCCAAGGGCACACTGAGGGCAATATTGACAATGTTATTTTGGAAGCCAAAGACCTTACCCCGCATCGTCGCCGGCGTCCGAACTTGAATGAGGGTCTGCATGGGAATACCAATTAAAGATGCCCCCATTCCCAGCAAAATACTTAAGCCCAGACCCACCCACAGATGATGCACAAAGGCAAAGACCAGCAGGACGGCTGCCATCACCAAAAAGCCAATCAAAGGCAGGGGTCGGTGATGCAATTTTTCCCCCCATTGGCCCAAAACCCCCGCCCCTAAAATTAACCCCAGCCCTGCGGCGGCCAAGAGAAAGCCAAACTGATTAGGACGCAGGCCAATTTCTTGGGCTAAACTGACGGCCAACACCGTCAAGGCGGCAAAGACACAATAGAGGATCGTTAACTGGAGCATGGCATTCCCCAAGAGGCGATTTTTGCGCACGTAGTGAAACCCCTCCTGCAAGTCCTGCCATACATTGAGGTGGCGATCGCGCTCATGAACTGCTTCTCGGTAGCGAATCGAGGCTAAAACCAATCCCGCCATAACGTACAGCGCACCGACAACGACTTCACGGGCATAGACACCCCCTATGGCCACAGCACCACTCAGCAATGGCTCACCGATGGCAAACCCCACTACAAGTGACCCCATCATTGTTGTGATAAAGAGGGCATTCGCTGAGAGCAGATTTTCCTCCTTCACTAGCAGGGGAATCGCCGCCTGTTCTGCCGGGGCAAAGAATTGCGTAAGAATGGACTCAGAAAAGGCAATCAGGAGCAGCAGCGTAAACCGCTTCGGAATAAAGATCAGAGCAAAAACCAGTAGCCCGCGCAGAATATTGGTAATGCTCATTAGCTCCCGCTTCGGGTAGCGATCCACAAAGGTGCCCGCCGTTGAACCAAAGAAGACCGCTGGTAGCGTATTGGCAATCATTACGGCTGAGGCCTTAGAGCCGGGCAGTTCATAGCTGGCGTCATAGGAAACCGCCAGTGTAATTAGGAGGACGAGAAAAATTTTGTCCGCCAGTTGGGAGATGATTTGACCGCCCCATAACTTGAGGAAATTCTTGTTCCGCATCAGAGCAGCAAACCCTTCTGGACGGGGCTTGGGACCAGAACTTACCATTGCTGTTGCTCACTGACCATGAACACAAGTTTCCTCACCGTTACCAAAGATTGGGGCTGGCAGTCTGAATCCAATATACCGTCAGACCCTTGCCGGCGTTTGCCCTGTCTCTGTATCCTTTGAGGTTCGTTTTGGGCATTCTGAGGAGTACAGGTCGCAAAAATCACCAGATAGGAGGAAGTAAAAATACGAAAAATCACCCTTGCCTGTGTAGCATATAACACCCTACCATCTGAGAGTTAATAACCATTTAATTTTCTGCCAATAAGAAATTATCGTTTTAGAAGCAGAACTAAATCATCGTCGCAATCTGGCTTGGCTGGAGGAGCAATTGGGAAATACCAAGGAGGCGATCGCCAGCCTGACGATGGTACTGAAGCACGTCAGTTTATTGCAGACACATTACCCCAGACTTGGCTATAACTCGGCTTCCCAGCCAACCACCAAAATTATTCGGCATTTATGGAGACGTTAAAAACGGAAATTGCTGGGTCACTCTAGAATAAACTTAAGTCCCCTTGAACTCCACCCATGAGTGAACCCGTCACCCAATCGCAACTGACAGAAGTCCTCGAGACCATGAAAGCCATGCAGTCGCAACTGGCGGAACTTACCCTTGAGGTGAAAGTCGGTCACGCGGAAATCCGTGAGAAATTTAACACGATTGATCAAAAATTCCAGACTCTGGAGGCCAAGTTTGAAGAGAAACTGAACACGCTGGAAGCAAAATTTGATGAGAAATTCAACACCATAGAAGCCAAAATCGAGGCGGTTCGCTTGGAAGTGCAAACCAATCGTGAGCAGTTAGTGGACTTAGGGAAGCGTCAAGGTTCAACGGAAAACCGCCTTTGGGCACTATTAGTGGCGCTCTTTTTGATGGTGGCGGGACTATTGGCCAAGATTACCCTGTTTGACCAAGTCTAAGGATGAGCAGCATGAGTGAACCCGTCACCCAATCGCAACTGACAGAAGTCCTCGAGACCATGAAAGCCATGCAGTCGCAACTGGCGGAACTTACCCTTGAGGTGAAAGTCGGTCACGCGGAAATCCGTGAGAAATTCAATACGATTGATCAAAAATTCCAGACTCTGGAGGCCAAGTTTGAAGAGAAACTGAACACGCTGGAAGCCAAGTTTGAAGAGAAGCTGAACACGCTAGAAGCAAAATTTGACGAGAAGTTTAACACGATTGACGAGAAATTCAACACCATAGAAGCCAAAATCGAGGCGGTTCGCTTGGAAGTGCAAACCAATCGCGAGCAGTTAGTGGACTTAGGGAAGCGTCAAGGTTCAACGGAAAATCGCCTTTGGGCACTGCTAGTGGCACTCTTTTTGATGGTGGCGGGACTATTGGCCAAGATTACCCTGTTTGACCAAGTCTAAGGATGAGCAGCATGAGTGAACCCGTCACCCAGTCTCAATTCGCAGAAGTCCTCGAGACCATGAAGGCTATGCAGTCCCAACTGGCGGAACTTACCCTTGAGGTGAAAGTCGGTCACGCGGAAATCCGTGAGAAATTCAATACGATTGATCAAAAGTTCCAGATAGTAGATGAGAAATTGAATGCTATAGAAGTCAGATTTGAAGAAAAGTTCAACACACTAGAAGCCAAGTTTGAAGAGAAACTGAACACACTAGAAGCCAAGTTTGAAGAGAAGCTGAACACGCTGGAAGCAAAATTTGACGAGAAGTTTAACACGATTGACGAGAAATTCAACACTATAGAAGCCAAAATTGAGGCAGTGCGCTTGGAGGTGCAAACCAATCGTGAGCAGTTAGTGGACTTAGGGAAGCGTCAAGGCTCGACGGA includes:
- a CDS encoding MFS transporter; the encoded protein is MVSSGPKPRPEGFAALMRNKNFLKLWGGQIISQLADKIFLVLLITLAVSYDASYELPGSKASAVMIANTLPAVFFGSTAGTFVDRYPKRELMSITNILRGLLVFALIFIPKRFTLLLLIAFSESILTQFFAPAEQAAIPLLVKEENLLSANALFITTMMGSLVVGFAIGEPLLSGAVAIGGVYAREVVVGALYVMAGLVLASIRYREAVHERDRHLNVWQDLQEGFHYVRKNRLLGNAMLQLTILYCVFAALTVLAVSLAQEIGLRPNQFGFLLAAAGLGLILGAGVLGQWGEKLHHRPLPLIGFLVMAAVLLVFAFVHHLWVGLGLSILLGMGASLIGIPMQTLIQVRTPATMRGKVFGFQNNIVNIALSVPLAIAGILSDFLGLTVVMVGMGGVVAIAGIWAWRNTRAVLEDAI